A stretch of DNA from Dehalobacterium formicoaceticum:
TGTCGCTACATATTCCGGTCTTTTCATCCGGCCTTCCAATTTTAAGGATCGAACGCCGGTCTGGCAGATCTCAGGCAAAATTTCCAAGGTGTTCAAATCCCGGGGACTTAAGAGATGATCTCCTATTTTTTCGTCAGTGGCCGGTTGTCCTTTTTCATCTACTAAGGTATAGGTCATCCGGCAGGGCTGGGCACATTTGCCCCGGTTGCCGCTGCGCCCCCCAATCAGGCTGCTCATTAAACATTGACCGGAATAGGAAATGCATAAGGCGCCGTGGACAAAAATCTCCATTTCCAAAGATGTCTCCTTATTAATTTGGGCAATGTCCTCTAGGGATAATTCCCGGGCTAATACCACCCTTTTAAAGTCCATTTCCTGGATAAATCTTGCCCCTTCTCCATTATGTATGATCATTTGGGTACTGCCATGCAGATTCATCCTGGGCAACACTTGATGAATTACGAAAGCTAAACCCAAGTCCTGAATGATTAAGCCGTCCACACCCAGATCATAAAGGGTTTTCACATAGGAGACGGCATCTGTTATCTCACTGTTATCCACCAGAATATTCACCGTTACATAAACGCGAACACCTCGTAGATGGGCATATTCCACAGCCTTAGCCATTTCGTCTTCATCAAAATTGCCGGCAAAAGCTCTGGCGCTTAAAACCTTGCCGCCTATATAAACGGCATCAGCTCCGTTTTCCACGGCGGCAACAAAAGCTTGAAAATCACCTGCGGGGGCTAATATTTCTGGTATCTGCAATCAAATCATCTCCAAATTGTTCTGTCATCCTGATTATATCATTCCCTGATTTCCATGTCATCTTAAGATAAGTTTATCGTGGAATAAGAAAAATTACAGGACTGTCCTAAACATCCTGTAATTTATTTTCATCTGAGCTTCTGTATCATGCTTTTCAGCTAACTTCTGGATTGCGTGAAAAACGATCAAAACCGGAAATAGGCAGGATTTCTATTCCTTTTTGGGTCAATTTATCTAGGAATAAATTCACACCTAAACTATCGCTGGCCATATGTCCGGCAATCACCACATTGATATGGAACTTTTCCGCATTCTTGCGATGCTTTTCGCTGATATGCATCCCCACGATTGTACCGACTCCGGCAATAGCAAGCTTTTCAAAAGCGTCCTCAGAACCACCGGTCCCCCCCGTCATATCAATGAAGATCTTCCCGACGGACCGTTTACCATTACCCACAACAATGGTTGGTCCGGCTTTTAATTTCGCTGCTTTTTTATATTCAGGAATCTCTTTCAAGAGGCTCACCAAATCATCCAAGGTATCCGGTTCCTGCTGAGCAAAATATTGATTTAAAAATTCCGTCACCAAGTTATCCGCCGGTGTATGGACACACATCAAAGGAATTCCCAAGGCCTTAGCAGTATCAATAGTCCGACCATGATTATAGGGCATTAAACCTCTTTTAACCTCAGATATTCTGGAAGCCATCATTCCTTCCGCGACATTAATGGGTACGCCCAGATCAGCTAAGATTCCTTCCTGAATATGCATCACCTCCGAGAGACCTGCTAAGGCATATCCTTCCGGATGATGGGCTAAAACGAGATCGATTTTTTCCCCTTTGGATATTAAACGATCTGCCAGAAGTAATTCTCCTACTTCGATGTCAATCCCGACAGCGATCTTTTTGATTTCCAGTTCCTTTTCCCCATTAAGAATGCGCGTATCGCTATAAGGATTGGTTAAACTTTCCTGATCAAAATATTCTTTGTCCTTTTCTTCTAATTTGTCATATCGTTTTTTAGCCTTCGCTAAATCCTTTTCTACAGATTTTTGTCCCCGGGGATCCGCAGCTATACCTGCTTCCACCGCCAAAGCATAAATTTCTTTTAATTTCATCATGATTCCTCCGGTATCCAAATATTTTTAAGTTTCTTTTTCCCACCTAAACCTTTCCTGTTATTATTTACGAGAAACATAAAGATTATTTTCAATGTAGTATCTTAATTTTAAATCGGCACCTTGAGCAAGGCCGATCCGGGTGGTTTCAATAATGCTGAAGGGATCGTTCAAATGCCCGTCAAAAAAACGTACGGGGCCATTTACGGCACTGGTGCCGTTAATGGATTTGGTAATGCCCAAGGCTTGAACCAGCTTGGCCGGCCCGCTGCAAAGGTCTTTCCGTGCTTCTTTTTTACGGTTTTGTTTCATGATGTTGATCCCGGATATGGGTTCCAAAGCGCGAATCAAAACTGCTGAGGGGATTTCATCATGATCTGTAGTCACATTATAACAAAAATGCACACCATAAATTTGGTAAACATACGAATACCCTGCAGGGCCGAACATCACACTGTTTCTTTTCGTTTTTCCCCGGAAGGAGTGGCTGCCAGGATCCTGCCGGCCTAAATAGGCTTCTGTTTCCACCACAATCCCGGATACCTTGGTACCCTGCACCTCTGTTTCCAGAACCTTCCCTAATAAATCCTGGGCAACAAGGGTTGTCTCCCGATTAAAAAAATCCCTTTCCAGCACTCTCAAAGCAAATTAAGTCTCCCTTAGCTCATTATTAAAGAAGCGCAACAAAAGTTGCGCTTACCCAATTTTGTGTATTTTATCCAGAACTCTCAACTCTTCTACGATTTTTTCATAATCATCTTTTAGTTTTTGATACTCATCTGCAATTTGCAAAGAAACCAATACGGCAATCTTAGTCGGCCCATAAATAGGATTATTTTTATACACCTGATCCATCTTATCGGATACAAAATTGCCTACCTTCTTCAAATATTCTGGAGAATCTGTACCTTTCAAAACATATTCCTGACCCAAGATATCAATTCTCAGCTTGGATCTTTCCTTTAATGCCAAAGTATTTCACCTCTCACTACATGGTTAATCCGAAAACGCGCCGCGCGTTTCTCGAGCTCATAAAAAATATATATTCGCCACGGTTCCCCAGTAATCCTTCTTTCTTAACGTAATTCGACATCAAATTTGTTTAATAATTCATTTTGAATTTTTTGGAAGACTGGAGAAATTTCATCATCGGTTAATGTTTTTTCCTTGGATTGAAAGGTGAGCGCATATGCTAAGCTTTTAAACCCTTCCGGAATCTGACTTCCTTTGTAAAGATCAAATAAGGTGATTCCAGTTAATAGTGTACCCCCATTTTGCCGAATTATTTCTTCAATCAATTGAGCAGGAATTTCCTCCTTGACCAAAAGAGCCATATCCCGGTCGATGGCAGGATATTTTGGCACTGCCTGATAACACAATGTATTTTTACCCAAATGCATAATCTCTTCCACATAGACCTGAAAGATATATGATCTGCTTTCAAGATGATAGTTTTCCTGGACAGCAGGATGAATTTCACCGATGAAGCCTACATAGGTATCACCAATATAAATATTACCGGAGCGTCCCGGATGTAAGAATACCGGCAGTGATTCACCCTTTAGGGACCAATTCTCAATGCCAAAACGGGCGAAAAGTCCGTCTAAAACACCTTTGAGATAATAAAAATCCAAATTTTGGGGCGATCGGCTCCAGCCCTGACTCAGCTTACCCGAGATCACGCCTCCTAACATCATTGGTTCTTGAGGTAATTTTTCATTTCCCGGGATGAATATTTTGCCCCATTCATAAAAAGCAAAATTTAAGTTTCTTCGATTGGTGTTGCGGGATGCAGTTTCTAACAACCCCGGTATTAACGTAGTACGCATCACACTTTGCGCATCGCTGATCGGATTCATGATGACCACCCCATTTCTTAAAGAGGAATCATCCGGTATCATCATGCGATCATAATCCCTGGGGCTGATAAAACTATAAGTGATTACTTCCATAAAACCGGCTCCGGTGAGATAATTCTTTACTTGATCCTCAAAATTTTGGAATTCTGTTTTCTTTCCTTCTGTCATCCTGCCGGCAGGTAAGGTCAAGGGTATTTTTTCATAGCCATGAAGGCGGGCCACTTCTTCAATCAGATCTACTTCCCGGGTGATATCTTGTCGGTAAGAAGGTATGATTACTCTAATCTCACTGCCAGCCATCTCCCAAGAAAATTTCAGGTCATCAATGATCGCCAGAATTTCTTCTTGGCGTAAAGCAGTTCCTAATAGTTCATTAACTTTCTGAACACGCAGGGTCAATACCGTTTCTTCCGGCAAATTCCCTCGGACATCAAGCACTCCTTGAACGACTTCCCCCTCCGCCAGTTCCGCCATCAATTGGGCGGCCCGTTGGACAGCTATGATCGTGGAATAGACATCCAGCCCTTTCTCAAAGCGCAAAGAGGACTCCGATCTGAGACCCAAATCCTTAGAGGTGTGACGAATCGCGGCGGGATCAAACCGAGCTGATTCAATTAAGATATGATGGGTTTGCTCCGTTACTTCCGTGTTTAATCCCCCCATCACTCCTGCCACGGCTACCGGCTTTTTCTCATCACAGATGAGAAGATTCTCCCGGTTGAAGATCCTTTCCTGACCGTCCAGGGTAAACATTTTTTCTCCTTCATGGGCGCGGCGCACGATGATTTTATGACCGGATAAGGTATCGTAATCAAAAGTATGTAAGGGCTGTCCCGTTTCCAGCATCACGTAGTTGGAAATGTCCACCACATTATTAATGGACCGGATACCGGCAGCGCGCAAATAATGCTGCATCCAAGGAGGGGATGGCTTTAACTTCACGTTTTTCACCAGGCGGGCGGCATAACGATTGCACAAATCCGGATCTAAAACTTCTACAGAAGCCAGATCCTCAATATTTTCCTTCCCTTCTGCCAAGTTGATTTCCGGCAAACGCACCGGTTTCTTTAAAATCGTGCCAATTTCCCGGGCGATATTGATGACACTTAGACAATCTGAGCGATTAGGCGTTAAACTTAATTCCAAAACTGCATCATCCAAGTTAAGCCATGAGACAATATCTTCCCCAATGGGGCTTTCCGGACTTAAAATCATAATGCCGTCTTTTGATTCAGGGGATACCAGCGTCTCATCCAGATTTAATTCCCCGGCGGAGCATAACATGCCGAAGGAATCCAAGCCTCTGAGCTTTGCTTTTTTCATTTTGATGCCGCCAGGCAAAACCGCCCCCACAGGTGCAACCGGTATCCGTTGACCTTCCTGAACGTTGGTTGCTCCGGTGATAATCTGAACCGTTTCCTGACCTAAATTCACCTGGCAAATTACCAACTTATCTGCTTCCGGATGGGGTATAATTTTTAAAATCTCACCGATCACCACCCCTTTGATCTCTTGACCGAAACAAGTGATATGCTCAACCTCGATACCTGCCATGGTGAGGGCATTTCCTAAATCTTCCGGGCTTAAATCAATATCTACATATTCTTGCAGCCATTTATATGATACTTTCATTAATAATCCTCCTCTAAAACTGAGCCAAGAATCGTTGGTCATTATCGAATAAAAGACGTAAATCATCAATGCCATACTTAAGCATAGCCACTCTTTCTACCCCCATACCAAAAGCAAAGCCATTTACCTTTTCCGGGTCATAGCCGGACATTTCCAGTACCCGAGGATGTACCATCCCGGAACCCAAAATTTCCAGCCAACCTGTATGGGAACAAACCCGGCATCCCTTACCTCCGCACATCATACAGGAGATATCTACCTCAGCACTGGGCTCAGTGAAAGGAAAATAACTAGGTCTGAGACGGATTTCTTTGTCTGCCCCAAACATCTGGCGGGCAAAAGTAAGTAAAGTGCCTTTCAAATCTGCCATGGATAAGTTCTCGTCAATGACCAACCCTTCCACCTGATGAAACATAGGAGAATGAGTGGCATCATCATCCCTGCGGTATACCTTCCCGGGACAAATAATCTTGATCGGATATTGGGGTACCATTTTTTCCATGGTGCGTGCCTGTACCGGGGAAGTATGAGTACGCAGCAGGATCTCACTGGTAATATAAAAAGAGTCCTGCATATCCCGGGCGGGATGATCCGGCGGTAAATTTAAAGCTTCAAAATTATAATAATCCAATTCGATCTCCGGGCCTTCGGCAATGGAGTATCCCATGCCCAAAAATATTTCTTTGAAACGATCGATCACCAAGGTAATAGGGTGTTTTCTTCCCATTAAAATCTTTTGTCCGGGAAGGGTGATATCAATAGCTTCTTCCTTTAAAGCGGCTTCCCGTTCCTCTTCTCTTAATACTTTGCTTCGCTTTTCGATGAGTGTTTCAATGGCAGCTCTTACTTCATTGGCCACCTGACCTACTTGCGGGCGTTCTTCCGCTGAGAGGCTGCCCATCCCTCTTAAAACAGCAGTAATTTCTCCTTTTTTGCCTAAGTATTTTACCTTGAAAGATACCAGTTCTTGAACTGTTTTTATATGATTTAATTCTGCCAATGCCTGTTCTTTAATAATATTTAATTTCGCTAGCATGCCTTTCCCCCTTACTGGTTTTCATAAATAAATAAAGAAACAAAAAAACCCCTCACCCCACCAAGGGGCGAAAGGTAACTTCCGCGGTACCACCCTAATTCCTGTTCTTCATACTTTCATACCTGAATTATGCAAATACTTCTGCCTGATAACGGACTGCATCCGGCAACTCCTACTGATCTTAAAAAAGATTTTCCGAGCGCTGTTCATGGGGGAACTTCAACCCTGCTTCTTCCATGCTGCTTCCAGTCAAAGGCAACAATTCCCTGGGAAAGAACTTGAGGTCTAAAAACCCAATCATCACACTTGCTTATGATTGCTTATCCTATTGTAAACTTAATTTTCGATAAATCATATAGGCGGTAATGGAACCTGTTTGTTCAAATAATTTCCAAAGAAACTCGGCGGGTAAAAACATAACTCCCACTACCCTTTCTGTCAATTATTCTAAGTGATTCAAGTATATCATACTATAGGTTAATTGACAAGAATGGGCTTTTCTTGCCGGCGACGCATATGATCAAACAAGAGTATTCCTGCTGCCACCGCCACATTGAGAGACTCAGCCTTACCCAACAAAGGAATACGTACAATCTCATCGGCATGATCCAGGAAAAAATCTCTCGGTCCATTAGCTTCATTCCCCAGCACCCAAACCACCGGTCCCTGAGTTTCAGTTTGATAATAGAGTTTTTCACCCTTGGCATCTGCAACCAAGACTTTAATCTCATTTTTTTTAAAATAGCTCAGGAATTTTTCATTGCTTTCTGGAGAAATTACGGGAATCTGAAAAATAGTGCCCATGCTGGCTCGAATTACCTTCGGGTTAAACAAATCAACAGTTCCCTTCGTTAAAAGGACTCCTGCTGCACCGGCCGCACAAGCAGTTCGGATCATAGTTCCCAGATTTCCCGGATCCTGGACACCATCAATAAGTAAAAGCATGCTATTTTCTTTCAGTATAAGACAGGACAGGTCACGCTGCATGAATTCACTTACGGCGAAAATTCCCTGAGGATTTTCTGTATCAGATAATTCTCTGAAAAGTTTCTCCTCCACCCAAAAGACATCAACACCTTTTTGGTCAAAGGTTTTCAAAAGCTGCTGTCCCCTTTGAGAAGCAGCAAGTTTATCGCTATATAAAGCAAATCGAATTTTGATCTCCGCCATAATAGCTTCTTCCACTAA
This window harbors:
- the pheT gene encoding phenylalanine--tRNA ligase subunit beta — its product is MKVSYKWLQEYVDIDLSPEDLGNALTMAGIEVEHITCFGQEIKGVVIGEILKIIPHPEADKLVICQVNLGQETVQIITGATNVQEGQRIPVAPVGAVLPGGIKMKKAKLRGLDSFGMLCSAGELNLDETLVSPESKDGIMILSPESPIGEDIVSWLNLDDAVLELSLTPNRSDCLSVINIAREIGTILKKPVRLPEINLAEGKENIEDLASVEVLDPDLCNRYAARLVKNVKLKPSPPWMQHYLRAAGIRSINNVVDISNYVMLETGQPLHTFDYDTLSGHKIIVRRAHEGEKMFTLDGQERIFNRENLLICDEKKPVAVAGVMGGLNTEVTEQTHHILIESARFDPAAIRHTSKDLGLRSESSLRFEKGLDVYSTIIAVQRAAQLMAELAEGEVVQGVLDVRGNLPEETVLTLRVQKVNELLGTALRQEEILAIIDDLKFSWEMAGSEIRVIIPSYRQDITREVDLIEEVARLHGYEKIPLTLPAGRMTEGKKTEFQNFEDQVKNYLTGAGFMEVITYSFISPRDYDRMMIPDDSSLRNGVVIMNPISDAQSVMRTTLIPGLLETASRNTNRRNLNFAFYEWGKIFIPGNEKLPQEPMMLGGVISGKLSQGWSRSPQNLDFYYLKGVLDGLFARFGIENWSLKGESLPVFLHPGRSGNIYIGDTYVGFIGEIHPAVQENYHLESRSYIFQVYVEEIMHLGKNTLCYQAVPKYPAIDRDMALLVKEEIPAQLIEEIIRQNGGTLLTGITLFDLYKGSQIPEGFKSLAYALTFQSKEKTLTDDEISPVFQKIQNELLNKFDVELR
- a CDS encoding TrmH family RNA methyltransferase — encoded protein: MKEMAKEISSKSNHHIKLAKSLLNRKSREKEQLFVVEGVRLVEEAIMAEIKIRFALYSDKLAASQRGQQLLKTFDQKGVDVFWVEEKLFRELSDTENPQGIFAVSEFMQRDLSCLILKENSMLLLIDGVQDPGNLGTMIRTACAAGAAGVLLTKGTVDLFNPKVIRASMGTIFQIPVISPESNEKFLSYFKKNEIKVLVADAKGEKLYYQTETQGPVVWVLGNEANGPRDFFLDHADEIVRIPLLGKAESLNVAVAAGILLFDHMRRRQEKPILVN
- the pheS gene encoding phenylalanine--tRNA ligase subunit alpha — its product is MLAKLNIIKEQALAELNHIKTVQELVSFKVKYLGKKGEITAVLRGMGSLSAEERPQVGQVANEVRAAIETLIEKRSKVLREEEREAALKEEAIDITLPGQKILMGRKHPITLVIDRFKEIFLGMGYSIAEGPEIELDYYNFEALNLPPDHPARDMQDSFYITSEILLRTHTSPVQARTMEKMVPQYPIKIICPGKVYRRDDDATHSPMFHQVEGLVIDENLSMADLKGTLLTFARQMFGADKEIRLRPSYFPFTEPSAEVDISCMMCGGKGCRVCSHTGWLEILGSGMVHPRVLEMSGYDPEKVNGFAFGMGVERVAMLKYGIDDLRLLFDNDQRFLAQF
- a CDS encoding YqzL family protein, giving the protein MFLPAEFLWKLFEQTGSITAYMIYRKLSLQ
- a CDS encoding NGG1p interacting factor NIF3: MKLKEIYALAVEAGIAADPRGQKSVEKDLAKAKKRYDKLEEKDKEYFDQESLTNPYSDTRILNGEKELEIKKIAVGIDIEVGELLLADRLISKGEKIDLVLAHHPEGYALAGLSEVMHIQEGILADLGVPINVAEGMMASRISEVKRGLMPYNHGRTIDTAKALGIPLMCVHTPADNLVTEFLNQYFAQQEPDTLDDLVSLLKEIPEYKKAAKLKAGPTIVVGNGKRSVGKIFIDMTGGTGGSEDAFEKLAIAGVGTIVGMHISEKHRKNAEKFHINVVIAGHMASDSLGVNLFLDKLTQKGIEILPISGFDRFSRNPEVS
- a CDS encoding DNA-3-methyladenine glycosylase → MLERDFFNRETTLVAQDLLGKVLETEVQGTKVSGIVVETEAYLGRQDPGSHSFRGKTKRNSVMFGPAGYSYVYQIYGVHFCYNVTTDHDEIPSAVLIRALEPISGINIMKQNRKKEARKDLCSGPAKLVQALGITKSINGTSAVNGPVRFFDGHLNDPFSIIETTRIGLAQGADLKLRYYIENNLYVSRK
- a CDS encoding cell division protein ZapA; the protein is MALKERSKLRIDILGQEYVLKGTDSPEYLKKVGNFVSDKMDQVYKNNPIYGPTKIAVLVSLQIADEYQKLKDDYEKIVEELRVLDKIHKIG